A portion of the Bacillus thuringiensis genome contains these proteins:
- a CDS encoding tyrosine-type recombinase/integrase, with product METTEFHDTIQAFSIFLLNKGRKPSTIKRYVYDVEDFGHWLEKNKKLPSSNIWATLCTKDYEDYFSDLKTNRHYSEKTMHRVFTVLNRMHHFLNIPNPLKNMEISIQPDRTLRNEDFISPDEEKRLKYIVTSLEGLSEKQLPVRPLLMDRNIAILNLLIDYGLSLQELTALTMHHVHFETNTLSIPATAGVERTITLAKEDKKQLYNYYKSIPEPVRPKYHSDDSLFVAFDFNRGTYRWVYENDAPKALTEIAIQKMIRLEVARANLRKGISGQHFRNTYILNLIKKETPESEIIKLAGFKSKISLKRYYQYAENRKNALL from the coding sequence ATGGAGACAACGGAATTCCATGATACAATACAAGCCTTTTCTATTTTTTTATTGAATAAAGGCCGAAAACCCTCAACTATTAAACGTTATGTTTATGACGTTGAAGACTTCGGACATTGGTTAGAAAAAAACAAAAAGCTCCCTTCCAGTAATATATGGGCTACACTTTGTACAAAAGACTACGAAGATTACTTTTCCGATTTGAAAACGAATCGACATTACTCAGAAAAAACGATGCATCGTGTATTTACTGTATTAAATAGAATGCATCATTTTCTAAACATTCCCAATCCATTGAAGAATATGGAAATATCTATTCAACCAGACCGTACACTTCGTAACGAAGATTTCATTTCACCTGATGAAGAAAAAAGATTAAAGTATATAGTCACTTCATTAGAAGGACTTTCAGAAAAACAACTTCCTGTGCGCCCTTTATTAATGGATCGCAATATCGCCATTTTAAATCTATTGATCGACTACGGTTTATCCTTACAGGAACTTACAGCATTAACAATGCATCACGTTCACTTTGAAACTAACACATTGTCAATCCCAGCAACCGCAGGTGTAGAAAGAACAATTACATTAGCAAAAGAAGACAAAAAACAACTATATAATTATTACAAAAGTATCCCAGAACCAGTTCGACCTAAGTATCATAGTGACGATTCATTGTTTGTCGCATTTGATTTTAACCGCGGAACATACAGGTGGGTATATGAAAATGATGCACCAAAGGCATTGACGGAAATTGCTATACAAAAAATGATTCGCCTCGAAGTGGCTAGAGCCAATTTACGTAAAGGAATTTCAGGACAACATTTTCGTAACACCTATATTTTAAACTTAATAAAAAAAGAAACTCCTGAATCAGAAATTATAAAACTCGCTGGATTCAAATCAAAAATTTCATTAAAGCGATATTATCAATACGCAGAAAATAGAAAAAACGCCTTATTGTAA
- a CDS encoding Gly-Xaa-Xaa repeat protein: MSRYNDSQNKFSKPCFPSSAGRIPNTPSIPITKAQLRTFRAIIIDLTKIIPKLFANPSPQNIEDLIDTLNLLSKFICSLDATSSLKAQGLAIIKNLITILRNPTFVASAVFIELQNLINYLLYITKLFRIDPCTLQELLKLIAALQTALVNSASFIQGPTGPTGPAGATGATGPRGSTGATGATGSQGPQGNTGATGPQGAQGNTGATGPQGVQGNTGATGPQGVQGNTGATGATGPQGPQGNTGATGPQGVQGNTGATGATGPQGPQGNTGATGPQGVQGNTGATGPQGPQGNTGATGPQGVQGNTGATGATGPQGAQGNTGATGPQGVQGNTGATGATGSQGPQGNTGATGPQGVQGNTGATGIGVTGPTGPSGGPTGPTGPQGVQGNTGATGATGATGPQGVQGNTGATGATGPQGPQGNTGATGATGPQGARGNTGATGATGPQGPQGNTGATGATGPQGVQGNTGATGATGATGPQGVQGNTGATGATGPQGTQGNTGATGPQGVQGNTGATGATGSQGPQGNTGATGATGPQGVQGNTGATGATGATGPQGVQGNTGATGATGPQGAQGNTGATGATGPQGARGNTGATGATGATGPQGPQGNTGATGPQGPQGNTGATGATGPQGNTGATGATGPQGVQGNTGATGPQGARGNTGATGATGPQGAQGNTGATGPQGVQGNTGATGATGPQGVQGNTGATGATGPQGVQGNTGATGATGPQGVQGNTGATGATGPQGVQGNTGATGATGPQGVQGNTGATGATGPQGVQGNTGATGTTGATGPQGVQGNTGATGPQGVRGNTGATGATGATGATGPQGVQGNTGATGATGPQGVQGNTGATGPQGARGNTGATGATGATGPQGVQGNTGATGPQGVQGNTGATGATGPQGVQGNTGATGATGPQGVQGNTGATGPQGVQGNTGATGATGPQGVQGNTGATGATGPQGVQGNTGATGPQGPQGNTGATGPQGAQGNTGATGATGPQGVQGNTGATGATGATGPQGIQGPTGATGSTGIGVTGPTGPSGGPTGPTGPTGPSFPVATIVVTNNIQQTVLQFNNFIFSTAINVNNIIFNGTDTVTVINGGIYVISVSISTTAPGCAPLGVGISINGAVATDNFSSNLIGDSLSFTTIETLAAGARISVQSTLNEITIPATGNTNIRLTVFRIA, encoded by the coding sequence ATGTCTCGTTATAACGACAGTCAAAACAAATTCTCCAAACCATGCTTTCCAAGTAGCGCCGGACGAATCCCAAATACTCCATCAATCCCAATTACTAAAGCTCAACTTAGAACATTTCGTGCGATTATTATTGATTTAACAAAAATAATCCCAAAACTTTTCGCAAATCCATCTCCCCAAAATATTGAAGATCTAATCGATACATTGAACCTACTAAGTAAATTTATTTGTTCACTAGACGCGACTTCCTCCCTGAAAGCACAAGGGTTAGCTATTATTAAAAACTTAATAACTATATTAAGAAATCCAACCTTTGTAGCAAGCGCTGTATTTATTGAGCTTCAAAATCTCATTAACTATTTACTATACATTACAAAATTATTCCGAATTGACCCTTGCACACTTCAAGAGCTTCTTAAATTAATAGCAGCATTACAAACTGCTCTAGTTAATTCTGCTTCGTTCATTCAAGGACCTACCGGACCTACTGGACCAGCAGGCGCTACTGGTGCCACTGGTCCTCGAGGTAGCACTGGCGCTACCGGCGCTACTGGCTCTCAGGGACCTCAAGGTAACACGGGTGCTACTGGACCTCAAGGTGCTCAAGGTAACACGGGTGCTACTGGACCTCAAGGCGTTCAAGGTAACACGGGCGCTACTGGACCTCAAGGCGTTCAAGGTAACACAGGTGCTACCGGCGCTACCGGACCTCAGGGACCTCAAGGTAACACGGGCGCTACTGGACCTCAAGGCGTTCAAGGTAACACAGGTGCTACCGGCGCTACCGGACCTCAAGGGCCTCAAGGCAACACAGGTGCTACTGGACCTCAAGGCGTTCAAGGTAACACAGGTGCTACTGGACCTCAAGGGCCTCAAGGCAACACAGGCGCTACTGGACCTCAAGGCGTTCAAGGTAACACGGGTGCTACCGGCGCTACCGGACCTCAGGGTGCTCAAGGTAACACGGGTGCTACTGGACCTCAAGGCGTTCAAGGTAACACAGGTGCTACCGGCGCTACTGGATCTCAGGGACCTCAAGGTAACACGGGCGCTACTGGACCTCAAGGCGTTCAAGGTAATACTGGTGCCACTGGCATAGGAGTTACTGGACCTACCGGACCTTCTGGTGGGCCTACTGGACCTACTGGACCTCAAGGTGTTCAAGGTAACACGGGTGCTACTGGCGCTACCGGCGCTACCGGACCTCAAGGCGTTCAAGGTAACACGGGTGCTACTGGCGCTACCGGACCTCAGGGACCTCAAGGTAACACGGGTGCTACTGGTGCCACTGGACCTCAAGGTGCTCGAGGTAACACAGGTGCTACCGGCGCTACCGGACCTCAGGGACCTCAAGGTAACACGGGTGCTACTGGTGCCACTGGACCTCAAGGTGTTCAAGGTAACACGGGTGCTACTGGCGCTACCGGCGCTACCGGACCTCAAGGCGTTCAAGGTAACACGGGTGCTACCGGCGCTACCGGACCTCAGGGTACTCAAGGTAACACGGGTGCTACTGGACCTCAAGGCGTTCAAGGTAACACAGGTGCTACCGGCGCTACTGGATCTCAGGGACCTCAAGGTAACACGGGTGCTACTGGTGCCACTGGACCTCAAGGTGTTCAAGGTAACACGGGTGCTACTGGCGCTACCGGCGCTACCGGACCTCAAGGCGTTCAAGGTAACACGGGTGCTACCGGCGCTACCGGACCTCAGGGCGCTCAAGGTAACACGGGTGCTACTGGTGCCACTGGACCTCAAGGTGCTCGAGGTAACACGGGTGCTACTGGTGCTACCGGCGCTACTGGACCTCAGGGACCTCAAGGTAACACAGGTGCTACCGGACCTCAAGGGCCTCAAGGTAACACGGGTGCTACTGGTGCCACTGGACCTCAAGGTAACACGGGTGCTACTGGTGCCACTGGACCTCAAGGTGTTCAAGGTAACACAGGTGCTACTGGACCTCAAGGTGCTCGAGGTAACACGGGTGCTACTGGTGCCACTGGACCTCAAGGTGCTCAAGGTAACACAGGTGCTACTGGACCTCAAGGTGTTCAAGGTAACACGGGTGCTACTGGTGCCACTGGACCTCAAGGTGTTCAAGGTAACACGGGTGCTACTGGTGCCACTGGACCTCAAGGTGTTCAAGGTAACACGGGTGCTACTGGCGCTACCGGACCTCAAGGCGTTCAAGGTAACACGGGTGCTACTGGCGCTACCGGACCTCAAGGCGTTCAAGGTAACACGGGTGCTACTGGCGCTACCGGACCTCAAGGCGTTCAAGGTAACACGGGTGCTACTGGCGCTACCGGACCTCAAGGCGTTCAAGGTAACACGGGTGCTACCGGCACTACTGGTGCCACTGGACCTCAAGGCGTTCAAGGTAACACGGGTGCTACCGGACCTCAAGGTGTTCGAGGTAACACGGGTGCTACGGGTGCTACTGGCGCTACCGGCGCTACTGGACCTCAAGGTGTTCAAGGTAACACAGGTGCTACCGGCGCTACTGGACCTCAGGGTGTCCAAGGTAACACGGGTGCTACCGGACCTCAAGGTGCTCGAGGTAACACGGGTGCTACTGGCGCTACCGGTGCTACTGGACCTCAGGGCGTTCAAGGTAACACAGGTGCTACTGGACCTCAAGGTGTTCAAGGCAACACAGGTGCTACGGGTGCTACTGGACCTCAAGGTGTTCAAGGCAACACAGGTGCTACGGGTGCTACTGGACCTCAGGGTGTTCAAGGCAACACGGGTGCCACTGGACCTCAAGGTGTTCAAGGTAACACAGGTGCTACCGGCGCTACTGGACCTCAGGGTGTTCAAGGTAACACAGGTGCTACCGGCGCTACTGGACCTCAGGGTGTTCAAGGCAACACGGGTGCTACTGGACCTCAGGGACCTCAAGGCAATACTGGTGCTACTGGACCTCAAGGTGCTCAAGGTAACACGGGTGCTACCGGCGCTACTGGACCTCAGGGTGTTCAAGGTAACACAGGTGCTACCGGCGCTACTGGTGCCACTGGACCTCAAGGCATTCAAGGACCAACGGGTGCTACCGGCTCTACTGGTATAGGAGTTACTGGACCTACTGGACCTTCTGGTGGACCTACCGGACCTACTGGGCCAACTGGACCTAGCTTCCCTGTAGCAACAATTGTTGTAACAAACAATATTCAGCAAACAGTACTGCAATTTAATAACTTTATTTTTAGTACTGCAATTAACGTAAACAATATTATCTTCAACGGCACAGATACAGTTACTGTTATCAACGGTGGCATTTATGTAATTAGCGTATCCATTTCTACAACTGCGCCAGGATGCGCTCCACTTGGAGTAGGAATTTCAATTAATGGAGCTGTCGCAACTGATAACTTCTCTTCAAATTTAATAGGCGACTCACTTTCATTTACTACAATTGAAACATTAGCAGCTGGTGCAAGAATTTCTGTCCAATCTACTCTTAATGAGATTACGATCCCTGCGACAGGAAATACTAACATCCGCCTTACTGTATTTAGAATCGCTTAA